Proteins from one Entomospira culicis genomic window:
- a CDS encoding aminopeptidase, producing MQFERPKFNQFFGKKEEVEAVFSFANRYKTFLNVAKTERESITEAIRLAQEAGYVDATSLTSVKPGDKLYMVNREKNLALFHIGENPIHQGINLVASHVDSPRLDLKPMPLQEDINLALLKTHYYGGIKKYQWVSKPLAIHGVVILKNGKKVEIVIGEEKSDPVFMIPDIEPHLSRHIQNDRKATETIKGEEMQLVVGSLPLIQDDKHKGAVKKAILKILNEKYGLEEADLFSAELSIVPASKARDVGFDRSLIGAYGHDDRSCAFTSLIGLLEQTSTPKKTAMVFLADKEEIGSTGSTGMQSDYFVYAMSKVLKMSGNSASPLDVQEMLWNSICISADVKPAFEPIFSSVYDESNSARLNGGPSITKYTGARGKSGASDADAELVAGLRALLSSANIPYQWGASGKVDEGGGGTVAKFVAHRGVRTIDLGLPMLSMHAPYELASKFDVYSYYQAMKAFFSQGIQIG from the coding sequence ATGCAATTCGAGCGTCCTAAATTTAATCAATTCTTTGGTAAAAAAGAAGAAGTCGAAGCCGTTTTTTCATTCGCCAATCGCTACAAAACCTTCCTTAACGTAGCCAAAACCGAACGCGAAAGCATTACCGAGGCGATCCGCCTTGCCCAAGAGGCAGGCTACGTGGATGCCACCAGCCTCACCAGCGTAAAGCCCGGCGATAAACTCTACATGGTCAATCGAGAGAAGAATTTAGCTCTCTTCCACATTGGCGAAAATCCCATTCATCAAGGCATCAACCTCGTCGCCAGCCATGTCGATAGCCCTCGCCTCGACCTAAAGCCCATGCCTCTACAAGAAGATATCAATCTTGCCCTACTCAAGACACACTACTACGGTGGCATCAAAAAGTACCAATGGGTGAGTAAACCTCTCGCCATTCATGGTGTGGTGATCCTCAAAAATGGCAAAAAAGTAGAGATTGTTATCGGTGAAGAGAAGAGCGACCCCGTCTTTATGATTCCCGACATTGAACCCCACCTCTCGCGCCATATCCAAAACGATCGTAAAGCAACCGAGACCATCAAGGGCGAAGAGATGCAACTCGTCGTCGGCTCCCTGCCACTCATTCAAGACGATAAACATAAAGGCGCGGTCAAAAAGGCCATCCTCAAGATCCTCAACGAAAAGTACGGGCTTGAAGAGGCTGACCTCTTTAGCGCCGAACTCTCCATCGTGCCTGCATCTAAAGCACGCGACGTTGGCTTCGACCGCTCGCTGATTGGTGCCTATGGTCATGACGACCGTAGCTGTGCCTTTACCTCGCTTATCGGTCTACTAGAACAGACCAGCACACCTAAAAAAACCGCGATGGTCTTCCTTGCGGACAAAGAAGAGATCGGAAGCACCGGCTCTACGGGTATGCAGAGCGACTACTTTGTCTACGCGATGAGCAAAGTCTTAAAGATGAGCGGAAATTCCGCCAGCCCCCTTGATGTGCAAGAGATGCTCTGGAATTCTATCTGTATTAGTGCGGATGTAAAACCTGCGTTTGAGCCTATCTTTAGCTCGGTTTACGATGAATCTAATAGCGCGCGCCTTAATGGTGGGCCATCGATTACCAAGTATACCGGTGCGCGTGGAAAATCTGGTGCAAGCGATGCCGATGCCGAACTCGTAGCGGGCTTACGCGCCCTCCTAAGTAGCGCTAATATCCCTTATCAATGGGGCGCTAGCGGTAAAGTGGACGAAGGCGGCGGTGGAACTGTCGCTAAATTTGTAGCACATCGTGGAGTTCGCACCATCGATTTAGGGCTACCCATGCTCAGCATGCACGCGCCCTATGAGCTAGCCAGCAAGTTCGACGTGTACAGCTATTATCAAGCGATGAAAGCCTTCTTTAGTCAAGGCATCCAGATCGGATAG
- a CDS encoding aminopeptidase, whose amino-acid sequence MSHLTLRNIEYSEAKVQEAFGFAEGYKKFSNEVKTEREAVRYSQQLAESMGYKNGFEATSVKAGDKIYFINRHKNIALIHIGSENIQKGVNIVAAHVDAPRLDLKPMPLYESADMALLRTHYYGGIKKYQWVNTPLALHGVVVLKDGTTKEIRIGYDDEDPIFVIPDILPHLSANVQNERKATETIKGEELQLLAGSMPKISLDNSKEQAKHPIKLAILEHLHTQYGMTEEDFCSAEIEVVPALEAQDIGFDRSMIGAYAHDDRMCSYSALQAILNLKHTPKRTAMVFLADKEEIGSTGSTGMESDFFVYALAKTVKALGFSYDATQMMELLWNSKALSADVDVALNPNFKGVHDESNAPVINKGITIAKYTGSGGKYMGSEADSEFVAALRQLLTQKGIPHQFGEMGKIDEGGGGTVAQFLAHRGVQVVDCGGPVMGMHAPMELISKIDLFSNYETYHIFLEEGL is encoded by the coding sequence ATGAGTCACTTAACATTACGCAATATTGAGTATAGCGAAGCAAAGGTACAAGAGGCCTTTGGCTTTGCCGAAGGGTACAAAAAATTTTCCAATGAGGTGAAAACCGAACGCGAAGCGGTGCGTTACTCCCAGCAACTTGCCGAATCAATGGGCTACAAGAATGGCTTTGAAGCGACCTCGGTCAAGGCAGGCGATAAGATCTACTTTATCAACCGCCACAAGAATATCGCACTCATCCACATTGGCAGTGAGAATATCCAAAAAGGTGTCAATATTGTCGCAGCCCACGTGGATGCCCCTCGCCTTGACCTCAAGCCCATGCCCCTCTACGAATCCGCCGACATGGCGCTCTTGCGCACGCACTACTATGGTGGTATTAAAAAGTATCAATGGGTCAATACTCCCCTTGCCTTGCATGGCGTGGTTGTCCTTAAAGATGGCACGACCAAGGAGATCCGTATCGGGTATGACGACGAAGATCCGATCTTTGTTATCCCAGATATCCTCCCGCACCTTAGCGCCAATGTACAAAACGAGCGCAAAGCCACCGAGACCATCAAGGGCGAGGAGCTCCAGCTACTAGCAGGAAGCATGCCCAAAATTTCGTTAGATAATAGCAAAGAGCAAGCGAAACATCCCATCAAACTTGCGATTTTAGAACATCTACACACCCAATACGGCATGACCGAAGAGGACTTTTGTAGTGCCGAAATCGAGGTGGTTCCCGCCCTTGAAGCGCAGGATATCGGTTTTGATCGTTCGATGATTGGCGCCTATGCGCACGACGATCGGATGTGTAGCTATAGTGCTCTACAGGCGATCCTCAACCTTAAACACACACCCAAAAGAACTGCGATGGTCTTTCTTGCGGACAAAGAGGAGATCGGGAGCACTGGCTCTACCGGCATGGAGAGCGACTTCTTTGTCTATGCTCTTGCCAAAACGGTAAAAGCGCTGGGCTTCTCCTACGACGCGACGCAGATGATGGAGCTTCTGTGGAACTCCAAAGCCCTTAGTGCCGATGTGGATGTTGCGCTCAACCCCAACTTCAAAGGGGTGCATGACGAGAGCAACGCCCCCGTCATCAACAAGGGTATCACCATCGCTAAGTACACGGGATCGGGTGGTAAGTACATGGGTAGTGAGGCAGACTCCGAATTTGTCGCGGCTCTACGTCAACTGCTTACCCAAAAAGGCATTCCGCATCAATTTGGCGAGATGGGTAAGATCGACGAAGGTGGCGGTGGTACGGTGGCGCAATTTCTTGCCCATCGTGGGGTGCAGGTGGTCGATTGCGGAGGCCCGGTTATGGGCATGCATGCGCCAATGGAGCTTATCAGTAAGATCGATCTCTTTAGCAACTACGAGACCTACCACATCTTTTTAGAGGAAGGATTATAG
- the alr gene encoding alanine racemase yields MSPNLPTELTYLEIHLDHITANVQTLRSHIGGERLICGVVKANAYGHGLIPVAKHLINIGVEWLAVVSLPDLIALRQAGITHPILLMTVVHPADLNTAMHYQATPFISSIEELLYWQAEAKRLQQGLSFHLKMNSQMNRLGLESAQLDAFLQQLNQEPFLKLTGVALHFAQADTPDLPNMQDDIAMLMQIKETLDARYPDLVYHLASSLAVRHYPQSVISMIRPGIALYGYELPHLKPALSWISHIIHIRRVPAHTPISYGAIEETTKACDIAVIPVGYADGYPREFIHTPYIIINDKPYPLIGRVCMNQLMVNLGEHHNIKRFDKVYLLHPTHFTAQHLAEASGTISYRILTGLSQHLPRRYSSSSAQEQ; encoded by the coding sequence TTGTCCCCTAACCTCCCCACAGAGCTCACCTATCTGGAAATTCATTTAGATCACATCACCGCAAATGTGCAGACGCTACGATCGCACATCGGTGGAGAGCGTCTTATCTGTGGGGTGGTGAAGGCCAATGCATATGGACATGGGTTGATCCCCGTCGCAAAACACCTTATAAACATCGGGGTGGAGTGGTTAGCAGTGGTCAGTTTACCCGATCTTATCGCCTTGCGCCAAGCTGGCATTACCCATCCAATCCTCCTGATGACCGTGGTTCATCCTGCCGATCTCAACACCGCTATGCACTACCAAGCCACGCCGTTCATCAGCTCGATAGAAGAACTGCTTTACTGGCAAGCAGAGGCAAAACGTCTGCAACAGGGGCTCTCTTTTCACCTCAAAATGAACAGCCAGATGAATCGATTAGGCTTAGAGTCCGCCCAACTCGACGCATTTTTGCAACAGCTGAACCAAGAACCTTTCCTCAAACTCACGGGAGTAGCACTCCACTTTGCGCAAGCCGACACGCCGGATCTGCCTAACATGCAAGACGATATCGCCATGTTGATGCAGATAAAAGAGACGTTGGATGCGCGTTATCCCGATCTTGTTTATCATCTAGCGAGCTCTTTGGCCGTTAGGCACTACCCCCAGAGTGTAATCTCGATGATTCGCCCTGGTATTGCGCTCTATGGCTATGAGCTACCGCACCTAAAGCCCGCGCTCAGTTGGATTAGTCATATCATCCATATCCGACGCGTGCCAGCTCATACTCCCATCTCTTATGGCGCGATCGAAGAGACCACCAAGGCATGCGACATCGCGGTGATTCCCGTGGGTTATGCCGATGGGTACCCTCGCGAATTTATCCACACGCCATATATCATTATTAATGACAAACCCTATCCCCTTATTGGGCGCGTCTGCATGAACCAATTAATGGTCAATTTAGGCGAACATCATAATATCAAGCGCTTTGATAAGGTCTATCTCCTTCACCCAACACACTTTACTGCGCAGCATCTAGCAGAAGCTAGTGGTACGATTAGCTATCGTATTCTCACTGGGTTATCTCAACACTTGCCTCGAAGATACTCCTCGTCGTCGGCACAGGAGCAGTAA
- the rlmB gene encoding 23S rRNA (guanosine(2251)-2'-O)-methyltransferase RlmB, producing MEEFLTSAHAIEERIRAKHPANTLYYDKESEKNAPLLRLAKLFGIPSKEVSREELKSYGAFHVALSIPQESLKGGTQWLKQQIKTLRALPKASILLLDSITDVHNIGAILRSSALFGVDLVIYPERRSASGDHDIVSRVSAGGSEVVNHGAIVNLNYAIDLLKENGFWVYGADMQGSNIRQLGASQGKIARHFGLVLGAEGKGISQKVKENCDEILTIPTNQRLNSLNVSVAAGILLYTLLGDRLPTNTKIKRQEMPHTQQEEHAEPHYPRQREESSSNDNPYKKDHSRDSNFRPNRDDNPYKKERSRDSNFRPNRDDNPYKKERSRDSNFRPNRDDNPYKKERSRDSNFRPNRDDNPYKKERSRDSNFRPNRDDNPYKKERSRDSNFRPNRDDNPYKKERSRDSNFRPNRDDNPYKKERSRDSNFRPNRDDNPYKKERSRDSNFRPNRDDNPYKKERSRDSNFRPNRDDNPYKKERSRDSNFRPNRDDNPYNKERSRDSNFRPNRDDNPYKKERSRDSNFRPNRDDNPYKKERNNREEAQRPPRSINKEERRKPYDQPAFNQRKPRGDQRKRQK from the coding sequence ATGGAAGAATTTTTAACCAGCGCTCATGCAATTGAAGAGCGCATTCGTGCGAAGCATCCAGCTAACACCCTCTATTACGACAAAGAGAGCGAGAAGAACGCTCCGTTGTTACGGCTGGCCAAGCTCTTTGGCATTCCAAGCAAAGAGGTATCGCGCGAAGAGCTGAAAAGCTACGGTGCCTTTCATGTTGCCTTAAGCATTCCGCAGGAGAGCCTTAAAGGCGGAACACAGTGGCTTAAGCAACAGATCAAAACCTTGCGGGCGCTCCCCAAAGCTTCTATTTTACTGCTCGATAGCATTACCGACGTGCACAATATCGGTGCAATTTTACGTAGTAGCGCGCTCTTTGGGGTCGATTTGGTTATCTACCCCGAGCGTCGTTCGGCCTCAGGCGATCATGATATCGTCTCTCGCGTGAGCGCTGGTGGATCGGAAGTCGTCAATCACGGAGCAATCGTCAACCTCAATTACGCGATTGATCTGCTCAAGGAGAATGGTTTTTGGGTCTACGGGGCGGATATGCAAGGCAGTAATATTCGTCAGCTAGGAGCAAGTCAGGGAAAAATTGCGCGCCATTTCGGTCTCGTCTTGGGCGCCGAGGGGAAGGGTATTAGCCAGAAGGTAAAAGAGAATTGCGACGAAATATTGACAATTCCCACGAATCAGCGCCTCAATAGCCTCAACGTCTCGGTGGCCGCGGGCATCTTACTCTACACGCTCCTTGGCGATCGATTACCCACCAACACCAAAATTAAACGACAAGAGATGCCACACACCCAACAGGAAGAGCACGCCGAACCTCACTATCCTCGCCAAAGAGAAGAATCCTCTTCGAACGACAATCCCTACAAAAAGGATCACTCAAGAGACTCAAACTTTCGCCCCAACCGTGATGACAACCCTTACAAAAAAGAACGCTCAAGAGACTCAAACTTTCGTCCCAACCGCGACGACAATCCCTACAAAAAGGAACGCTCAAGAGACTCAAACTTCCGTCCCAACCGCGATGATAATCCCTACAAAAAAGAGCGCTCCAGAGACTCCAACTTTCGTCCCAACCGCGATGACAATCCCTACAAAAAAGAGCGCTCCAGAGACTCCAACTTTCGTCCCAACCGCGATGACAATCCCTACAAAAAGGAACGCTCCAGAGACTCAAACTTTCGTCCTAACCGCGACGACAATCCCTACAAAAAGGAACGCTCCAGAGACTCAAACTTTCGTCCTAACCGCGACGACAATCCCTACAAAAAGGAACGCTCCAGAGACTCAAACTTCCGTCCCAACCGCGACGACAATCCCTACAAAAAAGAACGCTCCAGAGACTCAAACTTTCGTCCCAACCGCGACGACAATCCCTACAAAAAGGAACGCTCCAGAGACTCCAACTTCCGTCCCAACCGCGACGACAATCCCTACAAAAAAGAGCGCTCCAGAGACTCCAATTTTCGCCCCAACCGCGATGATAATCCCTACAACAAAGAACGCTCAAGAGACTCAAACTTTCGTCCTAACCGTGATGATAATCCCTACAAAAAAGAGCGCTCAAGAGACTCAAACTTCCGCCCCAACCGCGATGATAATCCCTACAAAAAGGAACGAAACAACCGAGAAGAGGCACAACGCCCTCCTCGCAGTATAAATAAAGAAGAAAGGAGAAAGCCTTATGATCAACCTGCATTTAATCAAAGAAAACCTCGAGGCGATCAAAGAAAACGTCAAAAATAG
- the serS gene encoding serine--tRNA ligase produces the protein MINLHLIKENLEAIKENVKNRNMSVDLDLVLHLFEKKNSLKAQIDKQRNLRNENAKQLKGKVDQNRREFLVAEGKALKIEVAKLEQEMDHISDLLQVEALKIPNMAHPDAPLGADDRSNKELKQIGNIPQFSFKPLDHVELGETLDLVDFEAGSKVSGSKFYFLKNQAVLLEFALVRYALDILMRHGFTIYQTPDIARESILQGIGFNPRGAESNIYPLEGEETCLVGTAEITLGGYHAGDIVDVSKKPILMAGVSHCFRREAGSAGQFSKGLYRVHQFTKVEMFCYCKPQESDQLHEFLRDIEEEIFIGLNIPFRVVDTAIGDLGAPAYRKYDLEAWMPGRGEHGDWGEITSTSNCTDFQSRRLNVRYKDSDGKNQFVHTLNGTAIAISRAMVAIFENYQQADGSIRMPTILVPYLGFDHIPNPNI, from the coding sequence ATGATCAACCTGCATTTAATCAAAGAAAACCTCGAGGCGATCAAAGAAAACGTCAAAAATAGAAACATGAGCGTTGACCTTGATTTGGTTTTGCATCTCTTTGAGAAGAAGAATTCGCTTAAGGCGCAGATTGACAAACAGCGAAATCTTCGCAACGAAAATGCCAAGCAACTCAAGGGCAAGGTCGATCAAAATCGGCGCGAATTCTTGGTTGCTGAAGGTAAAGCCCTCAAAATTGAGGTCGCTAAGCTCGAGCAAGAGATGGATCATATCAGCGATCTCCTTCAGGTAGAAGCCCTCAAAATCCCTAATATGGCGCACCCTGATGCGCCTTTGGGTGCTGATGATCGTTCCAACAAAGAGCTCAAACAGATCGGCAACATCCCTCAATTCTCCTTCAAACCCCTCGACCATGTTGAGCTAGGGGAAACGCTCGATCTTGTCGATTTTGAGGCTGGCAGTAAGGTCTCTGGTTCTAAATTTTACTTTCTCAAAAACCAAGCCGTCTTGCTCGAATTCGCTCTAGTGCGCTATGCCCTAGACATCCTCATGCGCCATGGCTTCACCATCTATCAGACCCCAGACATTGCTCGAGAATCTATTTTACAGGGCATCGGCTTTAACCCGCGTGGGGCGGAAAGTAATATCTACCCACTCGAAGGCGAAGAGACCTGCCTTGTGGGCACTGCCGAGATCACCCTTGGTGGCTATCATGCCGGCGATATTGTTGATGTGAGCAAAAAACCTATTCTCATGGCGGGAGTTAGCCACTGTTTTCGTCGCGAAGCAGGTTCGGCTGGACAATTTAGCAAGGGGCTCTATCGCGTGCATCAATTTACCAAAGTAGAGATGTTCTGTTACTGCAAGCCTCAAGAGAGCGATCAGCTCCATGAATTCCTACGCGATATTGAAGAGGAGATCTTTATCGGTCTTAACATCCCCTTTCGCGTCGTAGATACGGCGATCGGAGATCTGGGCGCGCCAGCCTACCGCAAGTATGATCTGGAGGCGTGGATGCCCGGTCGTGGCGAACATGGCGATTGGGGCGAAATTACCAGTACCAGTAACTGTACCGATTTCCAAAGTCGTCGCCTCAACGTGCGCTATAAGGATAGCGATGGGAAGAATCAATTTGTCCACACCCTCAACGGCACCGCTATCGCCATTAGCCGTGCCATGGTCGCTATCTTTGAGAACTATCAGCAAGCCGATGGCAGCATCCGCATGCCCACCATCCTTGTGCCTTACCTCGGCTTCGACCATATCCCCAATCCTAATATATAA
- a CDS encoding cation:dicarboxylate symporter family transporter: protein MRLWHVTLLAGVLAVVAGFLAPQDVVWLDTMIWVGGDLFSQYLAYLGMPFLFFSMTVSVVYLKRRHLLMRVLLKSLIWGIALSFGLAILGVVLVQLLPLPRLIIFFDQTVVSSSLDAKTIMMRLLPHNLLTIFTDFWFLPLFLFAMILGLNMNFDMESIEPTFNLFDSLSRIFFHIIYRTFYVIFIPIFFLLLKVVRTLRFSEAITHYHPFLWTIVGVAGGLFLIFSIAYYLLAGRRNPFGWIYGVGMTLLFTLVGSPNHANYSLYSVQSHKNQNIKRDLAGFNVPFFLLFIRSGSALVVAMSLTLIVKSYSVLDIEFGNLVSIVLGAMVSSLFLPLSSVGSQLQESLHLAASFYPNDISNGLRALDVIMPYLSPLASLIDMLILAFLLRVFAYQHDFIRNRSYI, encoded by the coding sequence ATGAGGTTGTGGCATGTTACCCTCTTAGCGGGGGTATTGGCAGTTGTAGCAGGATTTTTGGCACCACAAGATGTCGTGTGGCTAGATACAATGATTTGGGTTGGTGGGGATCTTTTTAGTCAATATTTGGCGTATTTGGGCATGCCGTTTCTCTTTTTTAGCATGACGGTTTCGGTGGTTTATCTCAAGCGTCGCCACTTACTGATGCGGGTGCTTTTAAAGTCTTTAATATGGGGCATTGCCTTATCGTTTGGATTGGCGATCTTGGGCGTCGTCTTGGTGCAATTACTGCCATTACCTAGACTTATCATCTTTTTCGACCAAACCGTGGTCAGTTCAAGCCTAGATGCCAAGACGATTATGATGCGTCTCTTACCGCACAATCTTTTGACCATTTTTACCGATTTTTGGTTCTTACCACTCTTTCTTTTTGCGATGATTTTGGGCTTAAACATGAATTTTGATATGGAGTCAATCGAGCCGACCTTTAACCTCTTTGATTCGCTCTCACGGATCTTCTTTCATATCATTTATCGTACCTTTTATGTCATCTTTATTCCGATCTTCTTTCTTTTACTTAAAGTGGTACGTACCTTGCGCTTCAGCGAGGCGATTACGCACTATCACCCCTTTTTGTGGACAATTGTTGGGGTGGCAGGGGGATTATTCTTGATCTTTAGCATTGCTTACTATCTTTTAGCCGGACGTAGAAATCCTTTTGGGTGGATCTATGGCGTGGGGATGACGCTTCTTTTTACTCTGGTTGGATCGCCCAATCATGCGAATTACAGTTTATATAGTGTGCAATCGCATAAAAATCAAAACATTAAGCGCGATCTTGCTGGGTTTAATGTGCCCTTTTTCCTGTTGTTTATCCGATCGGGAAGTGCCTTGGTGGTGGCGATGAGTTTGACTTTGATTGTTAAGTCGTACTCCGTGCTAGATATTGAATTTGGTAATTTGGTGAGCATCGTCTTGGGCGCGATGGTCTCTTCGCTCTTTTTACCCTTGAGCAGTGTGGGTAGTCAGTTACAGGAGAGCTTACACTTGGCCGCCAGTTTTTACCCTAACGACATTAGCAACGGACTTCGCGCGTTAGATGTCATCATGCCCTACCTCTCCCCGCTTGCAAGTCTAATTGATATGCTGATTTTGGCTTTCTTACTGCGCGTCTTCGCCTATCAGCACGACTTTATCCGCAATCGTAGTTATATTTAG